From Cheilinus undulatus linkage group 18, ASM1832078v1, whole genome shotgun sequence, the proteins below share one genomic window:
- the LOC121525797 gene encoding dynein regulatory complex subunit 4-like, whose amino-acid sequence MMPPKKRKSSKKPPKEKTPVLIDGLNVGEMTREQLLEHTANLREELDSVRKERNYFQLERDRVKSLCDVAARHLEESNTELKNVDKEVEEDERKQQEEIKVYKQKMKHILCEHQNTITELQADAKVSSEAMQRDHQQLETELQEEMTNIKVSMEKLDISNLMKELELKHQEKMSENREHWEKQLQDAETMYEKKLEDLQQELEKTRKKEINEREEFFKNHNMNLANDHNKALNNSKELIEAAWVTDGECKAKEENSEKTQKKILETEVEFLCLVQEGKTICEPLSKVNEEVESMRKKLIYSKVSQIDSGRVKQKELHELKNKHEALKQKFSEIQKETEELKETFTQKIQELEHRGIWKAEQQEWKIKAMTDHQEEIQAQLNPVLFEPSMDQTALRRVAEEIGKHKRRFNNQQAKLRKYMTTRFKTLRT is encoded by the exons ATGATG CCACCAAAAAAAAGGAAGTCAAGTAAGAAGCCCCCAAAGGAGAAGACACCCGTACTGATTGACGGCCTCAATGTGGGCGAGATGACTAGAGAGCAG CTATTGGAGCACACTGCGAACCTGCGAGAGGAGCTGGATAGTGTAAGGAAGGAGAGGAACTACTTTCAGCTGGAGAGGGACAGGGTCAAATCTTTATGTGATGTGGCGGCGAGACACCTGGAGGAGTCCAATACTGAGCTGAAAAACGTAGACAAGGAGGTTGAGGAGGATGAGAGGAAGCAACAAGAAGAGATCAAG GTGTACAAGCAGAAGATGAAGCACATCCTGTGTGAACACCAGAACACCATCACAGAGTTACAGGCAGATGCTAAAGTCTCCAGTGAGGCAATGCAGAGAgatcatcaacagttagagacAGAGCTTCAGGAGGAGATGACGAATATCAAAGTCAGCATGGAGAAGCTCGACATTAGCAACCTCATGAAGGAGCTAGAGCTG AAACATCaagaaaaaatgtctgaaaacagGGAACACTGGGAAAAACAACTCCAGG ATGCTGAAACCATGTACGAGAAGAAGTTGGAGGACCTTCAACAAGAGCTGGAGAAAACGAGGAAAAAAGAGATTAATGAGAGAGAGGAATTCTTTAAGAATCATAATATGAATCTTGCGAATGACCACAACAAAGCTCTCAATAACAGTAAAGAGCTCATAGAGGCAGCTTGGGTTACGGATGGTGAATGCAAGGCAAAGGAG GAGAATAGTGAAAAAACCCAAAAGAAGATACTGGAGACAGAAGTGGAGTTTCTCTGTCTTGTGCAGGAAGGGAAAACCATCTGTGAGCCTCTCTCCAAAGTCAACGAGGAAGTGGAATCAATGAGGAAAAAACTAATTTACAGCAAAGTGAGCCAG attgaCTCTGGCAGGGTCAAACAAAAGGAGCTGCAtgaactgaaaaataaacacgAGGCACTGAAACAAAAATTTAGCGAG AttcaaaaagaaacagaagagcTGAAAGAGACGTTCACCCAGAAGATTCAGGAGCTGGAGCATAGGGGAATTTGGAAGGCTGAGCAACAGGAGTGGAAGATAAAAGCCATGACAGACCACCAGGAGGAGATTCAGGCTCAGCTCAACCCAGTGCTCTTTGAGCCTAGCATGGACCAAACGGCCCTACGAAGGGTTGCTGAAGAAATAggg AAACACAAAAGACGTTTCAACAATCAACAAGCTAAGCTAAG GAAATACATGACTACGAGATTCAAAACACTAAGGACTTAA
- the rbm25a gene encoding RNA-binding protein 25 isoform X2: MSYPPPLNRQQIGIPQLPPRIPPPEFGGFAPAVPPGTPMIPVHMGVVTPTPTVLVPTTIAVAQKPMAPKKEPGGIRVKDIDDSGGPTTTVFVGNISEKASDMLVRQLLAKCGIVLSWKRVQGASGKLQAFGFCEYKEPESTLRALRLLHELLLGDKKLLVKVDAKTKAQLDEWKAKKKSANGGTSGGSKNEDEDEEEVLDEETLRRDQVVKGAIEVLIREYASELNAPSQDPDSQPRNKKRKEKKEEDINAMEMEDDKRDLISREISKFRDTHKKLEEEKGKKEKERLEIERERRERDKERERERERRDREKEKERERERDKERERERDRERERERERERTKERERERERDRSRDVSEDRSRSRERTRDDKKRDREEDEEDVHERRRLERRLRDKEAAYQERLKNWEIRERKRGRDYSKDTERDDERRREMMKEAKRLKEFLEDYDDDRDDPKFYRGSALQKRLRDREKETELDERDRKREKEELEEIRQRLLAEGHPDPDAELQRMEEEAERRRQPPLKLEPEDGAHQEKSHKDRDRDRDKRGSTRPSEPSPQAPPQHSDDDNDVDGDEEDCRDGEDSQEAKPQHKAIMRPITTAPSVSSASGNASPNTPSNMSPCGIIIPGESTPEVQPPEENRPKIGLSLKLAATNSPSQLSVGKRKKLATVESVFNKFDDEEADEQPRKRKLVPLDYGDDDKSLGLDGAEISAGKGSINTEEKRKHIKSLIEKIPTARPELFSYPLDWAMVDSTLMDRRIRPWINKKIIEYIGEEEPTLVDFVCSKVMAHSTPQGILDDVAMVLDEEAEVFIVKMWRLLIYETEAKKIGLVK; the protein is encoded by the exons ATGTCTTACCCTCCACCGTTAAACCGTCAGCAGATTGGCATCCCGCAGTTACCTCCCAGGATCCCCCCTCCTGAGTTTGGGGGATTTGCCCCAGCTGTCCCTCCAG gtACTCCCATGATCCCGGTTCATATGGGTGTAGTGACCCCCACACCCACA GTTCTTGTCCCAACAACTATTGCTGTAGCACAGAAGCCAATGGCTCCAAAGAAGGAGCCCGGCGGCATCAGAGTCAAAGACATAGATGACAGCGGTGGTCCGACCACTACTGTGTTTGTAGGGAACATCTCTGAAAAGGCTTCCGACATGTTGGTCCGACAACTTTTAGCG AAATGTGGTATTGTACTAAGCTGGAAAAGGGTCCAGGGTGCTTCTGGGAAACTTCAAG CTTTTGGTTTCTGTGAGTATAAGGAGCCTGAGTCTACTCTACGAGCCCTCAGACTTCTTCATGAGTTGCTCTTAGGTGATAAAAAGCTGTTGGTCAAGGTCGATGCCAAAACCAAGGCCCAGCTGGATGAGTGGAAGGCCAAGAAGAAGAGTGCTAATGGG GGAACCAGTGGTGGGTCGaagaatgaggatgaagatgaggaggaggttCTAGATGAAGAAACTCTACGAAGAGACCAGGTGGTGAAGGGGGCGATTGAAGTCCTCATACGAGAGTATGCAAGTGAACTCAACGCCCCCTCACAGGATCCTGACAGTCAACCTCGCAACAAGAAgaggaaagagaagaaagaggag GACATCAATGCCATGGAGATGGAGGATGACAAGAGAGACTTGATTTCCAGGGAGATCAGTAAATTTCGTGACACACACAAG AAACTggaggaggaaaaaggaaagaaggaaaaggAGCGCCTGGAGAtcgagagggagaggagggagagggacaAAGAGCGGGAGCGAGAGAGGGAGCGGCGCGACcgggagaaggagaaggagagggagcGAGAGCGGGATAAGGagcgggagagggagagagaccgGGAACGGGAGAGAGAGCGCGAGCGGGAGAGGACGAAGGAGCGAGAGAGGGAGCGTGAGAGGGACAGGAGCCGAGACGTCAGCGAAGACCGAAGCAGATCGAG agagaggacCAGAGATGATAAAAAACGAGACCGAGAAGAAGACGAGGAGGACGTGCATGAACGGAGGAGACTGGAGAGGAGGCTCAGAGACAAAGAGGCAGCTTACCAGGAA CGCCTGAAAAACTGGGAGATccgagagaggaagagaggtcGGGACTACAGCAAAGACACGGAGCGGGACGACGAGAGGAGACGAGAAATG ATGAAAGAAGCCAAAAGACTGAAAGAATTTCTCGAGGATTATGACGACGACAGAGATGACCCTAAATTCTACAG GGGCAGTGCTCTGCAGAAGCGACTCCGAGACCGAGAGAAGGAGACAGAATTAGACGAGCGggatagaaagagagagaaagaggagctggaggagatcAGACAGAGGCTGCTGGCTGAAGGTCATCCAGACCCTGATGCTGAGCTACAAAGA ATGGAGGAGGAAGCAGAACGCAGACGACAGCCCCCTCTCAAACTTGAACCCGAGGACGGCGCGCACCAGGAGAAATCACACAAGGACCGGGACCGGGATCGGGACAAGCGAGGGTCAACAAGGCCCTCCGAGCCCAGCCCCCAAGCCCCCCCGCAGCATTCAGATGACGACAATGACGTGGATGGAGATGAGGAGGACTGCAGAGATGGCGAGGACTCGCAAGAGGCCAAACCACAACACAAAGCCATCATGAGACCAATCACCACAGCTCCCTCTGTGTCCTCTGCAAGTGGGAACGCCTCTCCGAACACACCTAGCAACATGTCCCCATGTGGGATCATCATTCCTGGTGAGAGCACGCCTGAGGTCCAACCTCCAGAGGAAAACCGGCCCAAGATCGGTCTCAGTCTCAAACTAG CTGCCACCAACAGTCCCAGCCAGCTCAGCGTggggaagaggaagaagctggCGACCGTGGAGAGTGTTTTCAACAAGTTTGATGATGAGGAGGCTGATGAGCAACCCCGCAAAAGGAAACTGGTTCCTCTGGACTACGGGGACGACGACAAGAGTCTGGGCCTGGATGGGGCTGAGATTTCAGCGGGTAAAGGCAGCATCAACACAGAGGAGAAACGCAAACACATCAAGAGCCTCATTGAGAAGATCCCCACCGCCCGGCCGGAGCTCTTCTCTTATCCTTTGGACTGGGCCATGGTGGACTCG ACTCTGATGGATCGGCGGATTAGACCATGGATCAATAAAAAGATTATTGAATACATCGGAGAGGAAGAACCCACACTGGTTGATTTTGTGTGTTCAAAG GTGATGGCACACAGCACTCCTCAGGGTATTCTTGATGACGTTGCAATG gttctggATGAAGAAGCGGAGGTCTTCATAGTTAAAATGTGGAGGCTGCTGATCTATGAAACAGAAGCAAAGAAGATCGGCCTGGTGAAATAA
- the rbm25a gene encoding RNA-binding protein 25 isoform X1 translates to MSYPPPLNRQQIGIPQLPPRIPPPEFGGFAPAVPPGTPMIPVHMGVVTPTPTVLVPTTIAVAQKPMAPKKEPGGIRVKDIDDSGGPTTTVFVGNISEKASDMLVRQLLAKCGIVLSWKRVQGASGKLQAFGFCEYKEPESTLRALRLLHELLLGDKKLLVKVDAKTKAQLDEWKAKKKSANGGTSGGSKNEDEDEEEVLDEETLRRDQVVKGAIEVLIREYASELNAPSQDPDSQPRNKKRKEKKEEEDINAMEMEDDKRDLISREISKFRDTHKKLEEEKGKKEKERLEIERERRERDKERERERERRDREKEKERERERDKERERERDRERERERERERTKERERERERDRSRDVSEDRSRSRERTRDDKKRDREEDEEDVHERRRLERRLRDKEAAYQERLKNWEIRERKRGRDYSKDTERDDERRREMMKEAKRLKEFLEDYDDDRDDPKFYRGSALQKRLRDREKETELDERDRKREKEELEEIRQRLLAEGHPDPDAELQRMEEEAERRRQPPLKLEPEDGAHQEKSHKDRDRDRDKRGSTRPSEPSPQAPPQHSDDDNDVDGDEEDCRDGEDSQEAKPQHKAIMRPITTAPSVSSASGNASPNTPSNMSPCGIIIPGESTPEVQPPEENRPKIGLSLKLAATNSPSQLSVGKRKKLATVESVFNKFDDEEADEQPRKRKLVPLDYGDDDKSLGLDGAEISAGKGSINTEEKRKHIKSLIEKIPTARPELFSYPLDWAMVDSTLMDRRIRPWINKKIIEYIGEEEPTLVDFVCSKVMAHSTPQGILDDVAMVLDEEAEVFIVKMWRLLIYETEAKKIGLVK, encoded by the exons ATGTCTTACCCTCCACCGTTAAACCGTCAGCAGATTGGCATCCCGCAGTTACCTCCCAGGATCCCCCCTCCTGAGTTTGGGGGATTTGCCCCAGCTGTCCCTCCAG gtACTCCCATGATCCCGGTTCATATGGGTGTAGTGACCCCCACACCCACA GTTCTTGTCCCAACAACTATTGCTGTAGCACAGAAGCCAATGGCTCCAAAGAAGGAGCCCGGCGGCATCAGAGTCAAAGACATAGATGACAGCGGTGGTCCGACCACTACTGTGTTTGTAGGGAACATCTCTGAAAAGGCTTCCGACATGTTGGTCCGACAACTTTTAGCG AAATGTGGTATTGTACTAAGCTGGAAAAGGGTCCAGGGTGCTTCTGGGAAACTTCAAG CTTTTGGTTTCTGTGAGTATAAGGAGCCTGAGTCTACTCTACGAGCCCTCAGACTTCTTCATGAGTTGCTCTTAGGTGATAAAAAGCTGTTGGTCAAGGTCGATGCCAAAACCAAGGCCCAGCTGGATGAGTGGAAGGCCAAGAAGAAGAGTGCTAATGGG GGAACCAGTGGTGGGTCGaagaatgaggatgaagatgaggaggaggttCTAGATGAAGAAACTCTACGAAGAGACCAGGTGGTGAAGGGGGCGATTGAAGTCCTCATACGAGAGTATGCAAGTGAACTCAACGCCCCCTCACAGGATCCTGACAGTCAACCTCGCAACAAGAAgaggaaagagaagaaagaggag GAGGACATCAATGCCATGGAGATGGAGGATGACAAGAGAGACTTGATTTCCAGGGAGATCAGTAAATTTCGTGACACACACAAG AAACTggaggaggaaaaaggaaagaaggaaaaggAGCGCCTGGAGAtcgagagggagaggagggagagggacaAAGAGCGGGAGCGAGAGAGGGAGCGGCGCGACcgggagaaggagaaggagagggagcGAGAGCGGGATAAGGagcgggagagggagagagaccgGGAACGGGAGAGAGAGCGCGAGCGGGAGAGGACGAAGGAGCGAGAGAGGGAGCGTGAGAGGGACAGGAGCCGAGACGTCAGCGAAGACCGAAGCAGATCGAG agagaggacCAGAGATGATAAAAAACGAGACCGAGAAGAAGACGAGGAGGACGTGCATGAACGGAGGAGACTGGAGAGGAGGCTCAGAGACAAAGAGGCAGCTTACCAGGAA CGCCTGAAAAACTGGGAGATccgagagaggaagagaggtcGGGACTACAGCAAAGACACGGAGCGGGACGACGAGAGGAGACGAGAAATG ATGAAAGAAGCCAAAAGACTGAAAGAATTTCTCGAGGATTATGACGACGACAGAGATGACCCTAAATTCTACAG GGGCAGTGCTCTGCAGAAGCGACTCCGAGACCGAGAGAAGGAGACAGAATTAGACGAGCGggatagaaagagagagaaagaggagctggaggagatcAGACAGAGGCTGCTGGCTGAAGGTCATCCAGACCCTGATGCTGAGCTACAAAGA ATGGAGGAGGAAGCAGAACGCAGACGACAGCCCCCTCTCAAACTTGAACCCGAGGACGGCGCGCACCAGGAGAAATCACACAAGGACCGGGACCGGGATCGGGACAAGCGAGGGTCAACAAGGCCCTCCGAGCCCAGCCCCCAAGCCCCCCCGCAGCATTCAGATGACGACAATGACGTGGATGGAGATGAGGAGGACTGCAGAGATGGCGAGGACTCGCAAGAGGCCAAACCACAACACAAAGCCATCATGAGACCAATCACCACAGCTCCCTCTGTGTCCTCTGCAAGTGGGAACGCCTCTCCGAACACACCTAGCAACATGTCCCCATGTGGGATCATCATTCCTGGTGAGAGCACGCCTGAGGTCCAACCTCCAGAGGAAAACCGGCCCAAGATCGGTCTCAGTCTCAAACTAG CTGCCACCAACAGTCCCAGCCAGCTCAGCGTggggaagaggaagaagctggCGACCGTGGAGAGTGTTTTCAACAAGTTTGATGATGAGGAGGCTGATGAGCAACCCCGCAAAAGGAAACTGGTTCCTCTGGACTACGGGGACGACGACAAGAGTCTGGGCCTGGATGGGGCTGAGATTTCAGCGGGTAAAGGCAGCATCAACACAGAGGAGAAACGCAAACACATCAAGAGCCTCATTGAGAAGATCCCCACCGCCCGGCCGGAGCTCTTCTCTTATCCTTTGGACTGGGCCATGGTGGACTCG ACTCTGATGGATCGGCGGATTAGACCATGGATCAATAAAAAGATTATTGAATACATCGGAGAGGAAGAACCCACACTGGTTGATTTTGTGTGTTCAAAG GTGATGGCACACAGCACTCCTCAGGGTATTCTTGATGACGTTGCAATG gttctggATGAAGAAGCGGAGGTCTTCATAGTTAAAATGTGGAGGCTGCTGATCTATGAAACAGAAGCAAAGAAGATCGGCCTGGTGAAATAA